The genomic stretch GGGTTTAGGTGAGAAAGAATCTGAAGGGAGTTCGAGCATTTCGGTAATTTTTTCTGAAAGTTGGTCTGCCGAATATTGAGTGGTAGTCAACTGAAAAAGACGGTAATCTGGACTGACCAACAGCTTCTGGGGAAAGGTACTGATTTGGTAATCAGCCAGAATTCCCGAACCCGCATCCTGATGGAGCTGGATCATATCTGGATGTGAATACATCCCCGAAATCACTTCTTCTTTCCAGCGTGCCTGATCTGGATCAGCATTGACTGAGACAAATACAACATTCTCATGGTCACGCCATTGGTTGAAAACCGGCTCCAGTGCATTCTGATAGTATTTGACACAAAATTTGCAACCCGAAATCCAAAAGGAAAGTACCACCGCTTTCCCCTTCAGTTGATCCAGAGTAAAAGGATTGCCCTCTTGATCGAGAAGTGAGCTCGTTTGGAGTGGAGATCCTGTAAGGGATTTGGATTGAAGTTCAAGAACCAACTCCCGCACCCAGGGAAGCTCCACCGATTCCAACACTTGGGATACCGCTTCGGCCTGATTGCTTTCCAGTCGTTTGAACCGATCCAAAAGGTATAATCCCATGATCCGGTCGCTGATTTCAGATGGATAGGATGCCAAAAGCTTATTGGCAGATTGACCTGAAAGATTGCCTCGCAGGAGTGTCAGATCATAGAGGGCCGCCAAAAGCTCAGCGCTGATGTAATTCCCGGTTTCAGGAATCGGAAAGGAAGCCTCTAGTTTCCTAAATTGGGATGCGTGAGGATCCTCCTTTAGAAGAGTTCTACCCAATTTGATTTTGGATAAAATCAGACTGAGTGTGGTGCCATAGGCTTTTTGCCTGATCAGTTCTGCATCCTCCGCTTCAAGTTCGGCCGTTAGATGCGGAAGCTGAGCAATCATAGGATAGTCCACCAATGGTTTGGCCAGGTATTTCTCTAGCAGTTTGGCGTCTGTTTTACCACGGACCACAAACCACATCGGATTATAGAGTTCCGATGGAAGCTGAAGGGAGCGCTCGTATAGGGCTGCAATCAGTGAATCAGACAGCATCCGATCTGGGTTTCCGGTCACCATCAGTGGCATTTCATTAAATCGCTGCTCTTCGGCAAGTCGGTCTACCTCATACTGGGCCTTAAAGAATGGCGCTGAGGGTCCTGAGAAATAACTTTTGCCGGAATTAAGGTCTAACCGAATTTTAACTTGGTCTCCGGTCAACAAAGTCCAATATCGAAACAGGTGATTAGACCCATTTCTGATACTGAAGGTTAAGGGTGCTTGCATATCCGGGAGATCCCAACGGTAAACTTTATATCCTGCATTTCCCTCGAAGAAAGTCCCCTTTTCGGCTACCAGATCAATTTTAACCCCTGGAGTAACTTCAGTATGTTCCTTTAAGAAATTATCCCAATAAGTAAGACTGAGTGTGTCAGGAGCAATTGCGAAAGGTAGTTCAACATGCAATCTCCCAACTTGAGCAAAAGTGTTACCCTCCCCCTGCCCTTGGGAAGTAGAGTCATCAGCTAAACTAAATCCCGTTTGAGACGAAAGACCGAAGACCCGCCACGGGTAGGCAGAAGACAGAATAATAGGCCCACCTTCGACGGTCGACTGGCCCCTACTGAGGAATGGTGAAGAGTAGTTTTCTGCTTCATTAGTTTGCTGAAGGAAAGTATCGGAGCGGGTTTCCCCGCCCCGATGGGGCTGCGATCTATGAAGAAAATCCGCCCCGACTATGGGTGACTCAGCAACTCCGCTCTGAGCTTTTAGTTTGCTTCCGAGAAGGCATACCCCTCCCAGGAAGCATAGAAGTACTAATTTTTTCATGCTAGTAAATGCCTTTGAAGCCTCGAGGGTAGAACCTACTTACGCTATAGCGTATAGGTCTCCCAGCAAGTCCCAAAGGGCTTTTAAAATGAGGTAAGAAATAGGTAATGTGATGGGGCTACCGGATGTCCTTATCGCGAGTCGGACTATCTTTCATCGTGAGTGTCGTCACTCCGGCTACAAAAAGGATAGCTCACCGGAGAATGGGAAAATCAGAAAATCATTCAGGTTTTCTGATAATGCGTTCGTAAATAAAATTAGGATGAAGATTCATCGTCCTGATTATTTTAAGAATCTGGACATGACCTTAATGTGGGAAAGCCAAAAATAGTGGCGGGCCAGCACTGTACGTTCTGAAACCTGTAGGAAGGGTCGTAAGCACATACAGGAGGCCCACCACTACCTCAAAGATAGTGAAGGGCACTTAAACCTGCACCTTGTGCTCACTGAAAGATTCCTACATTTTCAGAACAAGGTTCATTATCCAAATGCCTGGATTACTGATAATTATTTTTATCTGAAAGCAATATAAGTAATAAATTAAATATGAAGCAAATATTTTGTGGTGAAAGATAGGAGTCAAGCATTCAGAACTTGTGTTAATGGCTCAGGAAGTAAAAATATCAAGTTCAAAACTGCATATTCTCAATGAAGTGAGAAGGACAAGAATTAGCCTCGGAATAAGCACAGAAGAACTATCCAAAATAATAACTCAAACAGAAAACACTTCTACAGTTCAAAATATTGAAAGCTCTACTGATTCACATTTTTACACAGACCTTCAACTGAAACGAGCTATAGAATACTTCACTCAAGTATCAGGGGAAAAATATGTTATTCATAGCTTTTACCCTCAGGAAAACTTTAAAGAGGAACTTGTTCCAAAAGTTCTTATTGACATAAAGACTGAGTTTGGTCCAGTAAAGGCGATAGAAACACTCTTATCAAAGACCGACTTTCTAAATACTAAACGAACCATCAGAGAAATTACAGCTAAATGTAATGAAGATTACAATAAGGATTGGAAACCTTCGGATTTCACCTCAACATTAGAAAGATTTCGTAAATTGGGTAAACTTGAATATTCAGATTCTGAGGAATTTATTACGTATCGAAAAATTTAATCTTCCAGTTTTCTCTTAAAATTAAGATTGTCAAAAATTATTTGCATTGAAAAAAGAGAGCAACCCAATCCAAGTTACTACCATTGATTATCTGAAGGTTAAGTTAGTAAGAGAGAAAAGGCTGACGATTGGATTTACTGCAAAAGAAGTGTCTTTCTTATTAGGAAAGCGAACAACTTTCGTAACTATGGCGGAAGATCCATTTTCCACTTTAAAATATGGGGTTGACGATACACTCTATCTGACTAGGATATTTCGATGTTCAGTAGCAGAAATTCACGAAGGAATTGAAGAACTTCCCGATTTTATCAAAATGATCAGGAAAGTGGACAAAAAAACGGGATCAATCCGATATTCCCCAGCAGAGCCAAAATTGCATGCTGATAAAATAGAATTACTCGTTACGGAAATTGAAGAGGATAGTCTTTCTGTTGATAGCAAGGCTTCGCTGGATG from Algoriphagus sp. NG3 encodes the following:
- a CDS encoding TlpA disulfide reductase family protein, which gives rise to MKKLVLLCFLGGVCLLGSKLKAQSGVAESPIVGADFLHRSQPHRGGETRSDTFLQQTNEAENYSSPFLSRGQSTVEGGPIILSSAYPWRVFGLSSQTGFSLADDSTSQGQGEGNTFAQVGRLHVELPFAIAPDTLSLTYWDNFLKEHTEVTPGVKIDLVAEKGTFFEGNAGYKVYRWDLPDMQAPLTFSIRNGSNHLFRYWTLLTGDQVKIRLDLNSGKSYFSGPSAPFFKAQYEVDRLAEEQRFNEMPLMVTGNPDRMLSDSLIAALYERSLQLPSELYNPMWFVVRGKTDAKLLEKYLAKPLVDYPMIAQLPHLTAELEAEDAELIRQKAYGTTLSLILSKIKLGRTLLKEDPHASQFRKLEASFPIPETGNYISAELLAALYDLTLLRGNLSGQSANKLLASYPSEISDRIMGLYLLDRFKRLESNQAEAVSQVLESVELPWVRELVLELQSKSLTGSPLQTSSLLDQEGNPFTLDQLKGKAVVLSFWISGCKFCVKYYQNALEPVFNQWRDHENVVFVSVNADPDQARWKEEVISGMYSHPDMIQLHQDAGSGILADYQISTFPQKLLVSPDYRLFQLTTTQYSADQLSEKITEMLELPSDSFSPKPRQQ